The following is a genomic window from Benincasa hispida cultivar B227 chromosome 7, ASM972705v1, whole genome shotgun sequence.
tgaggtcgtgtcacttatggtcgttgagtgagatgtaagtctctagtatcaatggcgttatatacagattctagtcatctcgtggtccaggtcttatacaaactctttgtataggacacccccgctcgcacgtctctacatgaatggttaggatctaccatctgtagtagtttacaacacttgaaaacctctacaaaacgggtcatatccgtagtgtcaccaggatcaggtatcccaccttaatccttatattacagacctatttaggttatcatttaagcgtgatccacttgtatatcacatatacatgcttaagttcacataagataaccaatgagttttgtttattgaatatgaataaatgtcagaattaaataacatttattttattcattaaacaatatgtacttttacaaaacaatgagactctgagagaattaggacaccaatcccaacaatgaGATCTCTTGACGTCGCTCGAGGACGTCGAGAGATCCGTCGGGAGTTCCTTAGGAACTCCCAATGATTAAAAGAGGTGTCGACGAACTTCTTTATGCGTCAGGAGTTCCTTAGGAACTCTTGATGGGCTTCTTTAGTCGTCGGGAGTTCCTTAGGAACTCTCGACGATCCATTACATCGTCGGGAGATAACCTATCTCTCAACGACCGAGCTCTCGACAACCGATTTAGGCGTCAGGggagcttcttttttttttttttttttgtaatgcttgcaggaaaaaaaattcccatttatttttatatataatttatttatatttaacaatttttttaatttattttcaaccaaataagattttatatattaaatgagttatttccaatactttttatttaaaataaaatactataaaatgtctttataaaaataataatattttatgagattgTTTTCATATATGGCAAATTGaccaatttatttacaaatataataaaatggaaaaaagtttATTCATTTCTAAAGATAATTATctgtctttttttaaaaaaaaaaaaaaaaaaatcttattacaTTCATCATCTTAAAAATAAGAAAGTCTTGaatattaaaacattttaaaaatgtattaaaGTATGGAAAAGTTAGAACAAAAATGTTTAGctatgattaaataaataactatatatatatatattatatataaaagttataaactCAAAACAGAATgtgagttattattattattattatgtgtatgtatatatgtaaatatgTGTTATACTCATTGGGGGACGAAGATTGTGATCCTTGTCCCTGTTTAGCCAACAAAGAGAAAATTCTCCCACTCCTTCCCTCATTCACCATCCAATCAGGGATTCCCTACCCGTTCAAGACGGTCCCCGCGGGGCCCAGCCTCACTGAGAGAATGGACATCTCTAACCAGGAGGGACACGTGCCCCCCTTCCCCCTCAATTTATctgtcttttgtatttttaatataaattataaagtaatatatattaatatatgcaAAACAATTCAAGTTAAGTAACAAAAATAGTTCTGGCGTGAGGTGTTGTTTGGCTAATAGCAGACAGTAAGAGTTTGACTCTTACTATTTGCAACATTTTATTTCGGACTTTTGTATGAGTTCTTATAAGGTCAAACAATGTGACATTTagaatattataatgtatttttttaataaataatcaaacaatttttttttatcagcaAGAAGATTGGAcaatttatagatttttttccttcttttcgaAGTTTACTTTTCAATATCAAGAACATCCGATTAAAAAGACATCATTAATTTTTTgcacataatttttatattacattatactttatatatttttgtttgtttccatGTTATTTCTACATTCACATTTACTCATataggtttttaaaattaattttaaagttcaagcAAGAGGATTATCTACCATCAATCATTTAGATATACAAACTTGACAAGTTAGTATTAAAATCTTCTTAGACTTTTAAGTTTTTATgcctttaaatctatataatagaatgtaatattcttatcattattacttttgtaaagttaattcaaaattaatatagaGAGATATTATAAAAGCAAAACAACAATAGAGACTGTAGAGGTATCAtctttaaagaagaaaaatattttggattcaaatcgatcttatacaaaaatcAATCTACAAAAACTACGTGCACATCCTAGTCTAAGAACcaaaatttatgattataaTTACAATATTCAAGATCAAGTTCATATAGCATATTTACTAAAAGGTCCTTATCAACCTCGAAATCATATTTTTCCACTTAAGAATTTTGCTACAAAGTCAAGactatttaatatagtttggtaaagtgaatattttaattagttagAATATAGCATTTTAAAGAATGTTACATTTTGTTTATGTTGTTATGTATTCAAACCAGAAGTAAGTGGAGAGTCAGGATCGAttctaaaatatgaaaactTGTAGAGGACAAATGTAAcgtaataaattagttaatatatgaagttatgaatatttttttaaattcatttatagattttttttaaaaaaaaaaaaacttgtacaTATAGTGCCCCTATATAAAATTTCTGACTCTGTCACTGTTCCCCTtgttaaaattgtattaaaagcTTATGGTTTGTTGGCTTGGCTTTGTGaaacacacttttttttttttttactatatatgGTGTTGGAGTTAATGTTCTAAATCGATTATATCTTGTAGcttgtaaaaataaattatatatctaataaaataaaaggtattttattaatgtttagactgcattaaatcaatccaataaactaagagccaaggttattttatgaaacttaaacatgtatgtggagacatacaggtggatcacgtttaaatgataacttaaacgatctatagtagatgaataagactgcgtaccttatcctagtgacactacaaatatgacctactttgtagatgttacaattgttgtaaagtgctacaaatgatctgatcctgatcgttcatgtggaaacatgcgagcggaggtattatatacaaagagttgtataagatcgaaccacgaaatgaatagtctctctatataacactgttactaaaagagacttacatttcactaggatgactatatgTGACTTGACATTAATCCTGAGtcagttgtgaactcctgcctaagAGGGCAATCagttgatttgtatgggtgagagggCATTgttagccgactcaacaagcctaccattttggaaacTTGTCCGAataaggagttgggaacacaactacacaagatggaattcactcatttttcaATCTTagggaaagtaaataaattgctcctttaatagctgattccgagtcttgaacattgaggcctcaacctctcactggcccaaaaagtgttagtttatagttggactataaactgtttgttcattagagggattagtggtatttaaggaatTGTATATAACTATATGGGTAAAACAGTATTTTGACCCAGTTATAGttataagcaatttgtgaagggtcgactcactattgattggttatatccatagacacaaATAATTTTACAGTGCAAAAtgtgcagctatcgatcttttgGGAACCTACAAAGGTGTAAGGTTTAGctctttcctcttttcttctcttaaatgcatgctaattttgattgtttatctattatgttattatttttataccattttttgtttatgtaaaatcgaAAACAAAATTGTAAGGCAATCACACTCTTTCGCTTGGGATTCAATCCTTGCATACACCATATTAGTCAATCAATCGAATAACTAGCTAGACAATAGGAAAACATCCTGAGCCAGCAAAATGAGATGCAAGAGTCTTGGTTGCACTGAGTCGAATAGGTAAAGTGAGTATCAAGCATCTAGCCACCATGCATGCATCTCAAGGTTAATACAATAGTTTGACCATAAAATGACGCAATCAAAAAGTCATAaaatcttgattttttaaaacctaAGCCTTTCTCTAGTTGCGAAATTCTCTATTTCTACCTACCTCTGTAAATCAAACAATCTTTTTACTTTAAACATAAATCACAAAAATGTTACAACCATTGAAGTGCTTGATCTAATACAAGAATTTGCTTGTTATAACCATCCAATTATGACAATTCCTTCAAAGATACAACTTCAAACAAACAAACAGAAAACGTACTTTAAAAGTTGAAAGATAAACACGCCCTTGAACTAATGGACAAATATTTTGCTTTCtcagatggaaaaaaaaaatcttgatctttttcatagttttttcttttatttttttaaaaaatgagattCAATAACTGGAAAAAGTATCAAAAGTTTTTCAGACCAAAAAAGACCTGGAAGAGGATGTCAATGAAATTAACCCGTAGAGTTATtcatatgaaaaaagaaaaagcggTTGAAATTCTTAGATTTAGAAAGTCAAACTCAGTCCAGTGCAACTGTAAGTaacatgtttatttaattaaaaaaaaaattacaactttataaaaagaaattaattctctctctcttttttttcaacTGTCACTGATGAGACATTCTCTCTTCCATTCCTTGTCTTTGTCTATGCAATGTTTAAACCAAACAGTCCCTTTGCCCAATGGCCAACTATTGGAAATAGACATACACATACTCCCAAACCAAACAAAAAAGATTTTGAGCAGAGTACACGAGTGGCTTTAAAGTTGTAAAACAATTACCAACTATATTCGGAAACATGACAGAAATACAGATCAATATTTGTACGGACCTACACAtcaaataagaaaagaagagaaactTTCACTTGTTCTTATTAAATTCAAGTTTTGGACATTAAGTCTTCTTTCTTCCTCGCACTTGCATTTGCCCAGTTTGGCGGATGCTTGAATATCCATTTCCATGCTTTCAAGCTTTTCCTCCCCTTCTTTATCCCTCTGTCACTAACTGTTATCCTACAGGAACCTCCGCCGCCGCCTCCTCCGATGATTCCCTCGCCGGCGGCACCACCGTAAAGCCCTCTGCTGCAGTCATGCGCCGCCATCTCAAACGCTCTGGTGCTTCCAAAAGCAGAGTTGGGGTTTGAGAGAAGGCCCAGACCCATACCCATACCCATTTTGGGAACAGAGATATCTGATTTTGATTCTGATGTGAAATCCAACTTGAAATCTATGAACCCTGATTCATCCATTCCATTGAAATCACTTTCTTTCAAAGAAAAAACGCGTCTATTAGCTAAGCTAAACCCATTCTGATCGCTTTCATAATTCCCACATTCTCTGTGATCGCTCTCGAAACCACTTTTTCTAGGCTCTGTTTCACTGAATCCACTTCTTCTGGCGGAATCACAGACGAGTCCTCCATTGACACTCGAAGTTCTAGCACCTGAAATCGAGCTCCGGCCACCAGAAGCCACCATGTCTCCGCCGTCCTCCGACCCAAAATACCCACCACCACGAAAGCTACAGAGAGATCTCGACCTCGATACACCCATGTAATCAACCATACAAATATCGCTCTTTTCATCGAACCCACAAACGCTTGATCTCTCACATCCCTTCTCCCTCTTCTTCCTGAAAAATTTCCCGATCCTCCAAAACCCACTCTTCTTAATCTCCACACAGCTACTACTACTTCTCTCCAGAAGAACAACCTCTTCCCTTTTCTCCATCTTAGGCTTCATCGGACCCAACAACGAAACGCCATTTCTCTCATTCTCAATCAAAAACGAAACTCTTCCAACACTTCCCACTTCCACAGTACAAGAATTTCGATTGGATGAGATCTCAGAGCAGGAGCAAGAGGAGAGCCTCTGCTCTCCACAGTCGGAACAAACCAGCTTGATCAACCGATCTTTCAAACAATCAGCACAGATACCaacagaggaagaagaaggatgtTTCTTACATGGAAACTCCGAAGCAGAGGAATAGAAATCCATGTCGTTGCTGTAAACTTCCAAAGCTTTGCCTCTCTCCCTCATGGCCACAGCTTTCTTGATGGGCAAATAGACGGTCCTGAGAAAAGAGACAAACTTCCTTTCAAGAACAGAGGGAAGAAAATATTAGCCTGATTCAACTGGGATTcatggaaaagaaagaaaaaaaaggaaaacttgGTCAGAATGCTCCACAGCTGAaaaggggaaagggaaaaagaagaagaaaaacagggattgaaaaagttttgactTTGGgagcaaaagaaagaaaactttcTAGAGCGAGAGAGACGTAAATATCACGTTTTGTAGGCACACGACAGTGAAGGAGCAGAAGAAGGAAACAAACAGAGAGTAGAGTGACGAAAAGGAAGCACTATTTTGTGCAGTCCATTATTGCTTTCCTGCAGGGGAAGTGAATGCCTCCTTCAATTTGAACAATCTTCATAATAAGAAGGTTTGTTTGCTGTTGCTGGCGCTTCTGGGGTCTGCTACTCTGCTGCAGGGTTCAGTACTTTATCCTGCACCCGAGTCCTAGTGGGAACAAAGTCCCCATATTGTACGGCCGAGATCCATCAATCATTCGAGCTGGGCGTGCATCAAGTCTCACTCTCGTTGCTGCCGCCGTGGCCGTGATCCTCCATCGCTATCAAACTTTGCGTGTTGGATAAACCTTCCACGTGAAAAATTAAAAGCTAAGTGGGAGTGGAGTTAATGAAATCAGGGATGGTTTTAAGGTTTTATTATGTAACCTGTTGGGAGTGTTTGATTACAATGTCAGAACAGGATTAAGTTTCAAGTGTCACGATCGGTTAAATTGAAACACTTTGCcgttaattttctttaaaaatcacTCTCAGAttatatttttacaattaatatcCAGccgtttgtttttcttttctttctttctttttccattt
Proteins encoded in this region:
- the LOC120081636 gene encoding uncharacterized protein LOC120081636 gives rise to the protein MKIVQIEGGIHFPCRTVYLPIKKAVAMRERGKALEVYSNDMDFYSSASEFPCKKHPSSSSVGICADCLKDRLIKLVCSDCGEQRLSSCSCSEISSNRNSCTVEVGSVGRVSFLIENERNGVSLLGPMKPKMEKREEVVLLERSSSSCVEIKKSGFWRIGKFFRKKREKGCERSSVCGFDEKSDICMVDYMGVSRSRSLCSFRGGGYFGSEDGGDMVASGGRSSISGARTSSVNGGLVCDSARRSGFSETEPRKSGFESDHRECGNYESDQNGFSLANRRVFSLKESDFNGMDESGFIDFKLDFTSESKSDISVPKMGMGMGLGLLSNPNSAFGSTRAFEMAAHDCSRGLYGGAAGEGIIGGGGGGGSCRITVSDRGIKKGRKSLKAWKWIFKHPPNWANASARKKEDLMSKT